The genomic window tcaaagagaaggagaaggagaatgaGATTTTTACCCAAGTTTGCATAATGAATCCGCTAGATGTGAACGACTTCGCGGAGATGGAGATGAAAGTGAAGATCGATTTCACAAAAAGAGATCTGGAATTGAGAAGTTTCTAAAGAAAAGTCTAGGTTTAATTTTAGGGATTTCAAAACTGGTttcagaagaagagaaagaagatgaaattATGACCATGAGAGAGAATTGGTAGAAAAATTGTCGAAAACTAGTGGACCAATAATGACGCTCAGATACAAACCGTCCCAACTAATGGAGCAATAGGGATGATTTGTGCTTACCGTCCCAAATACACGTCACTTGGGACGGCTACAATGTGGGACGGTTTTTCAGAAATGGCCGTTCCTAGAAGCCTTGTGTTTTGTAGTGTAGACATTAACTTAAGGGAATCCATTTAACACGGTCCAGACTGTTGATTTATGGCCTTGAGACTTGGGAAACAAAAGAGTGTGTGCCAATAAAAAATTGTATTCTGAATAAAAATCAAGCAAAACGAGTTACTGATCACAAATTAGGGAGGGAATACTACTAACCATAGCATGACAGCTGAAGCCAGAGATAACCATAGAAAATCAAGCAATTCAGTGAAAGCCAACCATGAAAACCCATTCCAACAATCGTTGCAACTTCCGGAGACAATATAGGCATATTGAAGAATGACAACCAAGACCCATGAGAAATTCAAAGAAGCGGCTGCTCCTACTAAACCCCATCTCATAACACAGAACCAACTTAATGGAACGTGAATTACTAACACTAGAAATGATATCCAAGCCAATGGTATTACTTTACTTTGAGCTTGTAAAAATCTTTGCATAGGAGAATTCAATGCATACATGTATAATTGTGGTATCATCCATATAGAATATGTACCAGCTGATTCTGCAATCTCTTCTTTTTGACCAAAGATCAATAGGATTGGTGTAGCGAACACTGAGATTAGGGTCAATGGTAACGCTGTTCCTAGCAGAATCACCCATGCTCTTTGTAAGTATATCCCTAGCATTTTTGGTTTTCCTGCTCCATATGCTTGTCCGCATAATGTTCCTAATGCACTTCCCATACCCAGCTGCAaatacaaaaacaagaaaatcagCCAAGATCCAGAGATAGATAGATGAGAGTGATAGATAGATATAAAGAGCGATAGAGTACGTACCATGATTCCATAGGTGAGACCAGAAATGACCAAGTTTTGGAGACCAAAAGCAGCAAGTTCAAGAGTACCAACATGACCAACCCATGTTTGTGTAACGAAAGCAAGAGAGAATTTAAATATTGCACTTAAAATGCATGGTCCTGCTATGTACCAGACGATCTTGTTTTCTTCCCAAACTTTTATGGAGAAGGATACTTGAGAATTCTCATTTTCATTTGTTAACAGAAGAATTGAGTAGCTTGAAGTTGAATCCTCATCCATGGCTGAAATCTCTACCTCCCTAAAAACTTACCAGGTTTGTACTTATTTAATAACCTACCTCGTTGACAAAATAAGAGAGATAGAGATGATTATTCTTGATCAGATTATGGGTTGAGCAAGTATTCCTAACCTCGCACCTAGCTTTATAACCGTCAGCAAACTGTGTATTTAATAGTTAATCTCCAAATACCTGATATGCCCCTCCTTCCTTATTACCACAGTCATAGAAGTGGATCCTGCTAGATCATAGATGGTTGCGCAGAAAGCAAACATTTATGGCCATGTGATCCTGAATTCCGCTTCacaatatatttgttttcttttaagGAAGTTTTCTTGAGAGGGGGTCCTAAGGGATCTTGGGCAGATTGCCCCGTCAAGATCTTGCATCAAAAACATTATATATACACAGtacttttttttgtttaaaaagCAATTAAATTTATTATATAGGTGCTTGCTCATATTAATTCCTCCCCAAGATCGTAGTAAATAATATTTAATGCTGCACATCTAACTCAATGGAAAATTTTCATGAACTATGCTGGTTGATTTTGCTGTCTATTATCACAATATCACCATGTGTATGCTCCAGTGACACCCTTGGGGAATGGTATTCATTCATTAATTGTCTGTGCTGTTGGGAGAAAATAAGTCCTATGTTTCGGTTGACTCATGCAAGCTAAAGGACATATCAGGTATTTGGTAGTATTAACTGTGGTTAAATACATAGTAGTATTATGAGACTACTTGGTTGACAGACTCACTTTCATTACACAGTCGATCATTGTTGATCAAATAATTGCTTGCTAACGTGATAGAAAGAGCAAGTAGCAAgag from Papaver somniferum cultivar HN1 unplaced genomic scaffold, ASM357369v1 unplaced-scaffold_19, whole genome shotgun sequence includes these protein-coding regions:
- the LOC113338920 gene encoding protein DETOXIFICATION 33-like, with the translated sequence MDEDSTSSYSILLLTNENENSQVSFSIKVWEENKIVWYIAGPCILSAIFKFSLAFVTQTWVGHVGTLELAAFGLQNLVISGLTYGIMLGMGSALGTLCGQAYGAGKPKMLGIYLQRAWVILLGTALPLTLISVFATPILLIFGQKEEIAESAGTYSIWMIPQLYMYALNSPMQRFLQAQSKVIPLAWISFLVLVIHVPLSWFCVMRWGLVGAAASLNFSWVLVVILQYAYIVSGSCNDCWNGFSWLAFTELLDFLWLSLASAVMLWLVVFPP